The region GAAGTCGTTCTCGAACTTCAGCCTCTCCTCCTTGTCGAGGGTGAGCAGATATTTTGAGATTGCACTCTGAATCTCGATGAACTTGGCCTGATTGCCTATGTCGTAGCCCATCACCTTCTCTATCCTGCTCAGCACGTCCTCTGGAAGAAGGTCCCGGTTCTCCTGCAGGAATTTGAAGTAAATTTCATCTTCACCCATCCTCTTGGTGTAGGCGATGTAGATGGCGTTCTCTGACATGTAAACTGTGGAGCTGTAGCTGCCCATGAAGCTGAAAGTCTTCTCGACCTCTCCGCTTTCAGGGTCAATCTTCATCACCGTGTAAAGCACTTCAGAGCTTATACCTCTGGGGAAGTAGATGTCCGTGCACTTGACCTCCAGAGCCTCTCCGTTAACTCTCACTGGCTCTACCGGGCAGGGGTCGTAGTAGTCGAGGTAGCTCCTCGTGATGACGAAGATGTAGTCTCCGTAGAGCCTCGCCGTCACAATGCTGCCGTCAACGTCAATTCTCCACACGTTTTTCCCGTTCTCCTTGTCATAACCAGAGATCTCGTTGTACCTCAGCACCACCAGCCTGTCCTTGTAGAGAAGCAGGTTTCCGTCCTTCGGTATCTCGAAGCTGACGCTCATGTTGTCTGGAGGGAAGGCGAAAACGGACAGAATCTTCCCGTAATATTCTGGCATTATAACCCGCGGCATGTAGATTCTGGCCATGCCGATTGAGTAGTAGATGTTCTTTCCGTCCGTCTTGACTATGTCCGGTTCGTCTATGCCCTTAACCTGAACGTTGGTCTCGGAATACCTCTCCGCAGCTTTCTCCACCACACCGCGATCACCTACCAGCGTTGGCGTTGGTATGGGGGTTGGAGTGGGTGTCGGAGCCGGCAGCGGCACCTCTGCAGTCTCTGGCATCCCCTTCTGCACAGCTACGCCGAACATGGGGTAGCCGTAGAAGACCTCCCTCATTGCAAGGTATTCCTTAAGCTCCTCCTCCGACTTGAATCGGGCGAGGTTGCTCAGGCCAGATACGTTCTCTCCCACAACCTCAGGAGTCTTCTCCGGGAGGGGTGTAGGGGTTTCTGCAGGGGTGGGTGTGGGCTTCACCTGATTCTCCGAATCGATGCATCCCGCCGCCACCATGACTGCTATCAAACTTAGAATCAGTACAATTTTTTTCATATTTCAACTTGTTTATTTATTTACTAATAGGTTTTTGTTTTGTTAGCTTTTATAAAATTTTCTTTATTTAAATGTAAGCGATTTTCAGGGCGGGAGATTCCGGACCGAATAGTGGTTCAACCGGTATGCAGGACATCTTGAAGGGGGATTAAAAAATGGGACCTGAACCAAAAGTAAATGGTCCCGCCTCCCGGATTTGAACCGGGGACCACGGGATCACTGCCCCCCTGCAGGGGCAGGGCAGACTACAGTCCCGCGCTCTACCTCTGAGCTAAGGCGGGATTCAATAGCGCTGTGATGCGAGTCTGTTTAAAAATCTTGTGGACTCTTTCAAACAGCCTGGAGGGAAGGAATTTAAATTCTGACAGCAAAATTTCAGGAAATAGCTGATGGGAGGTGTCTCTCTGCCCCACGATGGAGATCACGTTGAAAGAGTAAAAAAACTTGCACTGTTCATAGCAGAGCGAGAGGGAGGTGACATAGAGATTATCAGAATTGCCGCAGAACTTCACGACATAGCCAGGGGTGAGGAAAACCATGCGATCAGAGGGGCAGAAATTGCCCGGAAAATTCTGGAGGAAAGAGGTTACAGCGAGGATTTCGTAGAAAGGGTCTGTCATTGCATTGAGGCTCACTCTTTTTCAGGAGGAATCAAACCGAAGACACTTGAGGCCAAAATTCTGAGTGATGCAGACAAACTCGAC is a window of Geoglobus acetivorans DNA encoding:
- a CDS encoding HD domain-containing protein; the protein is MGGVSLPHDGDHVERVKKLALFIAEREGGDIEIIRIAAELHDIARGEENHAIRGAEIARKILEERGYSEDFVERVCHCIEAHSFSGGIKPKTLEAKILSDADKLDAIGLIGVARAFMYSGEKGRDIKSTLNHFEEKLLNLRNLMYTNTARKIAEIRHKKLESFYLEILSELDMGDLDDS
- a CDS encoding beta-propeller domain-containing protein gives rise to the protein MKKIVLILSLIAVMVAAGCIDSENQVKPTPTPAETPTPLPEKTPEVVGENVSGLSNLARFKSEEELKEYLAMREVFYGYPMFGVAVQKGMPETAEVPLPAPTPTPTPIPTPTLVGDRGVVEKAAERYSETNVQVKGIDEPDIVKTDGKNIYYSIGMARIYMPRVIMPEYYGKILSVFAFPPDNMSVSFEIPKDGNLLLYKDRLVVLRYNEISGYDKENGKNVWRIDVDGSIVTARLYGDYIFVITRSYLDYYDPCPVEPVRVNGEALEVKCTDIYFPRGISSEVLYTVMKIDPESGEVEKTFSFMGSYSSTVYMSENAIYIAYTKRMGEDEIYFKFLQENRDLLPEDVLSRIEKVMGYDIGNQAKFIEIQSAISKYLLTLDKEERLKFENDFWNRMQDFRKEHKREIQRTYIVKVSLNLEPLADGEIPGRLLNQFSMDEYMGYLRVATTLGDENDLYVLDEKLRVAGKITGFGEDERIYAVRFIGDRGYIVTFRETDPFFVIDLSNPRKPEIKGELKIPGFSSYLHPVESHLILGVGREGSYVKLSLFDVSDAANPKEVSRYTLKEYWSEVLYNHHAFLMDSKHGIFFLPAGNHGYVFSYKDGLKLVRAIDVPAVRAIYIDDFLYILGDSIAVYDENTWERVAELKFG